From one Butyricimonas faecihominis genomic stretch:
- a CDS encoding AAA family ATPase — protein sequence MESLRNTHKILMKERTSAIRRGLLDTIDSRARLIAIKGSRGVGKTNFLLDFCKDHYKDDPSCLYVNINNLFFAMEGLFNFVERFYKLGGKVLLLDQIHKYPNWDRELREAYDRFPDLQIVFTASSILRVKSNKYLHGIVEMYNLSGLSFREFLELETGYKFPIYSFEEIVEHHEEIVNDILEKVRPLAFFNNYLKYGYYPIYLEEKSHIDYLLKNINLTLEFDIPYNNQIELKYLTKLKQLLFIVANGNSNINISKLSAQIGVSRATVLNYLHYMKNARLLTLLFDRESDDENGLKPNQVFLHNPNLLNAVCLDQTDSLMIRKTFLISQLCAVAKLNFSGNEDLFVNQKYEVSVRQQGDKGRVRDSVILMTDMIERGKKNVIPLWLAGFVY from the coding sequence ATGGAGAGTTTACGTAACACGCATAAGATCCTGATGAAAGAAAGGACGTCGGCTATCCGTCGCGGTTTATTGGATACGATAGATTCTCGTGCCCGGTTGATTGCGATAAAGGGAAGTCGTGGTGTGGGAAAGACCAATTTCCTACTAGACTTTTGCAAGGATCATTACAAGGACGATCCTTCTTGTCTTTACGTGAACATCAATAACTTGTTCTTTGCGATGGAAGGATTGTTTAATTTCGTGGAACGTTTCTACAAGCTGGGAGGGAAAGTATTGTTGCTGGATCAGATCCATAAGTATCCAAACTGGGATCGGGAATTGCGGGAGGCTTATGATCGTTTCCCGGATTTGCAGATCGTTTTTACCGCATCTTCTATTTTGCGGGTCAAATCCAACAAATATTTGCATGGAATCGTGGAGATGTACAACCTGAGCGGTTTGTCGTTTCGGGAGTTTTTGGAGCTAGAAACGGGATATAAGTTTCCCATTTATTCTTTCGAGGAAATCGTGGAACATCACGAGGAGATCGTGAATGATATTTTGGAGAAAGTACGCCCGTTAGCTTTTTTTAATAACTATTTGAAATATGGTTATTATCCCATATATTTGGAGGAGAAATCACATATTGATTATTTACTGAAAAACATCAACTTAACATTGGAGTTTGATATTCCGTACAATAATCAAATCGAGCTGAAGTACTTGACAAAATTGAAACAATTACTTTTTATCGTGGCAAATGGTAATAGTAATATTAATATCAGTAAGTTGAGTGCCCAGATCGGTGTTTCTCGTGCAACGGTGTTAAATTACCTGCATTACATGAAGAATGCTCGGTTGTTGACCTTGTTGTTTGATCGGGAAAGTGATGATGAGAACGGATTAAAACCGAATCAAGTATTTTTGCATAATCCCAATTTGCTGAATGCGGTTTGTCTGGATCAGACAGATTCATTGATGATTCGGAAAACATTTTTAATTAGTCAATTATGTGCCGTGGCAAAATTGAATTTTTCTGGAAATGAAGATTTGTTCGTGAACCAGAAATATGAGGTTTCCGTACGGCAACAAGGAGATAAAGGGCGAGTCCGGGATTCAGTAATTCTGATGACCGATATGATCGAACGAGGTAAAAAGAATGTTATACCCTTGTGGCTTGCCGGTTTTGTGTATTGA
- the rho gene encoding transcription termination factor Rho has translation MYDILELNEKLLSDLRQIAKELNVKRIESFKKKELIYKILDQQAMIATEETAPVEPKEKKPRVRVIRGGAEKVGDSKGGLAKFNRNKDKKADAKQEKNQNETVKEAPEKKDAVLPVEEVQPINVVHSDILDKDLVFSRTENGIVVEKKGEVVVEPQETEVKNETSEAPKREQAGQKQDRKFFDKRNRKQTKREEVKSEEGKEEVKEEKAVEEVVKEEQVAERPSRPKFVKRNRRVERDEETIRQDVEENEFEDVENESGVKGEVENENYESVPAEFEERKESQNKMRFDKRDKYYEFEGIILNSGVLEIMPDGYGFLRSSDYNYLNSPDDIYVSQSQIKLFGLSTGDTVEGTVRPPKEGEKYFPLIKVSKINGKSPEAVRDRIPFDHLTPLFPNEKFNLTGSGRATISTRVVDMFAPIGKGQRGLIVAQPKTGKTMLLKEIANAISANHPEVYLIILLIDERPEEVTDMARSVNAEVIASTFDEPAERHVKVANIVLEKAKRMVECGHDVVILLDSITRLARAYNTVSPASGKVLSGGVDANALHKPKRFFGAARNIENGGSLTILATALTETGSKMDDVIFEEFKGTGNMELQLDRKLSNRRIYPAVDITASSTRRDDLLLEDYTLNRIWILRNYLTDMNSVEAMQFVKDRLEKTKSNEEFLISMNDK, from the coding sequence GTTGAACCGAAAGAGAAGAAACCTCGCGTGAGAGTGATAAGGGGAGGTGCTGAAAAAGTGGGAGATTCCAAAGGTGGATTGGCCAAATTTAATCGGAATAAAGATAAGAAGGCCGATGCGAAACAGGAGAAAAACCAGAATGAAACAGTCAAAGAGGCTCCCGAAAAGAAAGATGCAGTTTTACCCGTAGAGGAAGTGCAGCCGATCAATGTCGTGCATAGTGATATTTTGGATAAGGATTTGGTTTTCAGTCGTACGGAAAACGGTATTGTTGTAGAGAAAAAAGGAGAGGTTGTTGTAGAACCACAGGAAACGGAAGTAAAGAATGAAACTTCAGAGGCTCCTAAACGTGAGCAAGCCGGACAAAAGCAAGACCGTAAGTTTTTCGATAAGCGTAACCGGAAACAAACCAAGCGGGAAGAGGTGAAAAGTGAAGAAGGAAAAGAAGAGGTGAAAGAGGAAAAGGCGGTTGAAGAGGTTGTTAAAGAGGAACAAGTGGCAGAAAGACCCAGCCGTCCGAAGTTTGTAAAACGGAATAGACGTGTTGAGAGAGATGAAGAAACCATTCGTCAAGATGTGGAAGAGAATGAGTTTGAAGATGTCGAAAATGAATCTGGCGTTAAGGGAGAGGTTGAAAATGAAAATTATGAAAGCGTTCCTGCTGAGTTTGAAGAAAGAAAAGAAAGTCAAAACAAGATGCGTTTTGACAAACGCGATAAATATTACGAGTTCGAAGGAATTATTTTAAATTCGGGTGTGTTGGAAATCATGCCTGACGGGTATGGATTCCTTAGATCTTCTGATTATAATTACTTGAATTCTCCGGATGATATTTACGTGTCTCAAAGTCAGATCAAGTTATTTGGTTTGTCAACGGGTGACACGGTGGAAGGAACCGTGCGTCCCCCGAAAGAAGGAGAGAAGTATTTCCCGTTGATTAAAGTATCAAAAATTAACGGGAAGTCTCCGGAAGCGGTGCGTGACCGAATCCCGTTTGATCACTTGACCCCGCTTTTCCCGAATGAAAAATTCAATCTTACCGGAAGTGGGCGGGCTACGATTTCTACTCGTGTGGTGGATATGTTTGCCCCGATCGGTAAAGGACAGCGCGGTTTGATCGTGGCTCAGCCGAAAACGGGTAAGACGATGTTGCTAAAAGAAATTGCTAACGCAATTTCAGCCAATCATCCTGAAGTGTATTTGATTATCCTGTTGATTGATGAGCGTCCGGAAGAGGTAACCGATATGGCTCGTAGCGTGAATGCGGAGGTGATTGCCTCTACTTTCGACGAGCCGGCAGAGCGTCACGTGAAGGTGGCCAATATCGTGTTGGAAAAAGCTAAGCGTATGGTAGAATGTGGGCATGACGTGGTGATCCTGTTGGATTCAATTACTCGTCTGGCTCGTGCTTATAACACGGTATCTCCTGCATCTGGAAAGGTGCTTTCCGGTGGTGTGGATGCAAATGCATTACACAAACCGAAACGGTTCTTTGGTGCAGCCCGTAATATCGAAAATGGTGGTTCGTTGACGATTCTGGCAACCGCGTTGACAGAGACCGGTTCAAAAATGGACGACGTGATTTTCGAGGAATTCAAGGGTACTGGAAATATGGAGTTGCAGTTGGACCGCAAGTTGTCCAACCGTCGTATTTACCCGGCTGTGGATATTACGGCATCAAGTACGCGTCGTGATGACTTGTTATTGGAGGACTACACGTTGAACCGTATCTGGATTTTGCGTAACTATCTGACGGATATGAATTCTGTTGAGGCGATGCAATTCGTGAAGGATCGTTTGGAAAAGACGAAATCTAACGAGGAATTCTTGATCTCGATGAATGATAAATAG